A stretch of Planctomycetota bacterium DNA encodes these proteins:
- a CDS encoding TetR/AcrR family transcriptional regulator: MGNREKLIATAAEIFGRRGYQATSVDHILEAAGVSPSNFYYHFKSKETLAYEVLERTFEELRKEIAPIFVNRRLAPLEKLQQLHRLFVKKMEENGCRGGCPLGNLAQELSDSHPGFRQRLAEFFEECMAGIADIVAQGVREGTFRRDVDPRAASYLLFGSIEGLILLSKSLKDVAPLERGFRQALELLANPN, from the coding sequence ATGGGAAACCGGGAGAAGCTCATCGCCACCGCCGCGGAGATCTTCGGCCGCCGGGGGTATCAGGCCACCAGCGTGGACCACATCCTCGAGGCCGCCGGGGTTTCCCCATCCAACTTTTACTATCATTTCAAGTCCAAGGAAACCCTGGCGTACGAGGTCCTCGAACGCACCTTCGAGGAGCTGCGCAAGGAGATCGCTCCGATCTTCGTGAACCGGCGGCTGGCGCCCCTCGAAAAACTCCAACAGCTTCACCGGCTGTTCGTCAAAAAGATGGAGGAAAACGGGTGCCGGGGCGGCTGCCCCCTCGGCAACCTCGCCCAGGAGCTCTCGGACTCCCATCCGGGATTCCGGCAGCGCCTGGCCGAGTTTTTCGAGGAGTGCATGGCGGGAATCGCCGACATCGTGGCCCAGGGCGTCCGGGAGGGAACGTTCCGGCGGGACGTGGACCCCCGCGCGGCGTCGTACCTCCTTTTCGGCTCGATCGAGGGGCTGATCCTTCTTTCGAAAAGCCTTAAGGACGTGGCGCCGCTGGAGCGGGGATTCCGGCAGGCCCTGGAGCTTTTGGCGAACCCAAATTAG